The genomic stretch GGCACACAATCTCATCTACATTTGGTGTCCCGGACAAAGAACACCACAGTCCGGTAGACAATttggcccttcaccatcccaactTTTACGTGGACTAAAGGTAACCCGTGGTTCACTTCGAGAGCCATCGCAGGAGGTACGGTGCCTTCGTTCCTTCTAGGAATCACTATGCGGCGATGCTCCATGCCCATTCAACGACCTGGCGTTTTACGACGGCGCTGCCGCCTCGCACCACTTTCCACACGCCACGGTCACCTTTGCGTCACGCAGCCTCAAGCTTCGCGACCGTCCTCCTCAGCACCTACTGGCGACACCTTTCCGAGCCACACGCTCCactaccggtcgcggtacgccgctgtcgaccgcatTACGCTCATCTCCTACGCGGTCAAGGAATCCAGCCCACGCTATGGCCTTCCCCATTGGTTCTCGCCACTCGCCATTGGTCCTCTTCGGCAAGCCAGCAGCCATCCACACAAATTGTAGACAAGGATTCCGGGAACACTGTTCTACAAGGGACTCGCAGGGAGACCACACTGAGCTTGATtcccggcctccacctgctccGCGATGGTCCTTACCGGCACCCCCTGTTGGAGATTCTCAGAACTCAACGCTCGCGTACCGGTTACGGTATTGTAGGCCTCTCGCCCTAGATCCAACGCCGCTTTAGCTCTTTACTGTAACCCGTCCTGCTCAAAGCGCACTTGCCCACGCAATCCCGCTGCTGCCATTTCCACTActacaacaataacaactttattccAAGAGGATGACTGGGGAGttctctaccccactgctggtggtgatgtatagggaatgaaataatgagccccttcacaataaggatccaagtcctatggAATCCAGAAAGGTGAACAGAGCTCCGAgggccaggtcccccaaggtcgccattttcccatgtatttgttcctatcccgatgcgtgcaatgccggaggccgcccttagataccccattgttatcagacgttggcttgcgtttgattgtagcgcgctaaagctccagttgaagcacagtccaagccaggccaagtcaccgaaggagaaatggacgactgcgcctgcggcgccagtggcggcgcctggtacgacgggtacgctatgtgatgcacgcagccgtgcacttgATCCTttcgatcgctcaacacgtttaaaaacgggaccaaaacgtgaaacacgacacagaaagttgttatacgcgttttatttggacatatagaggctagactcattcgcagaaacaacaaaaacatttcgccgctaaacttagcgcgctgaagtgatccggaacggcaacaatggggtatctagtagcggccttcttcgttccacgcttttccgaggtgagtttgggggacctgccgaGGGCAGAGCGtcggtgggctggatgtggccagggaccaagcaattttgtgagagagagggggcaagaggctagctcgttaagggatccagAGAGTACGGTCCTGGAAGGTTGGTATGTGGGcagtggagaagaatgtgctctagctCTTCTACAGCTGACATCTACAAGCCCTGCATCCACATGCCATCCTCATTCTCCTTTTTATGATATCGACACTGACCTCAACAGCAAGCACCGCTCCACGTCTGAGGAGTGACCGTTGTGGCAGGGCGTGGACGACTATGCCACGCCACTACTACCGCGCACCATGGAACGAGCTTcagttttcatttcatttcatttcacttGATTTTTCCATATACATGATGGACGGAGGCGAAGCAAAATGCTTAGGGAAGCTTGAGGGGAGCACAGGGGAGAGCTTTTATCGGCGCAGTCCTGGAGTAAGGCCAAGGGTCGAGATGCTCCCTAGCACATCCGGGACATTCCATCAGGACTCACGTAGGGGAATACCACCACTTCTACACAAAATAATCACCAGTCAAACGGTATGTGAGGAACGCCACTGCTGTTTTTGCGCGTCGTTTTGTGGCGTCGTTCGACCACGCGTAATTAGTTTTATTTACCGATACTCTTGCAGTAAGACACGTAGGTTCGCGAGGGTGGCCTCGTTCTGGCGCCTACTAACCGCGAAGTGATAGGACACCGgtgctaataaataaataaataaataaataagattcACTCAACCAATGTGATAGTTTACAAGAAAGACAATGATGGCGATTTTTGCATAAGCGACAGCTTGAGCGACGTAAAAAAATGGCTGGCGGATGTGGGGGATGTGATTGCAACCTACCCacgcgattgacgtcatccctcTTATGGTGATCTAGctattctagctcaccatagttctCTCATCGGTTCCAGCTGCTCCTCggtccgccattttgagcgtCAGCAGAACCCCCTTCTCTTCATTTCACCAACGACAACGGAATGTAGTCGCTCCTCAAAAATGTTACCAGAGTTGTCACCACACCGTTTTACTCGGACTGTTTACATACCAAGAAgagaaaacaaaagagaaaaagagaaactgTTTTTCATCTTTATCACACCAGGTGGCAGTAGTTGAGAGTCATTTTTGGCAACACTGTGAGCGAAGCCGTCTAAACAATCTATACTGAAACGATAGTCACTTGTCTGCTAGCAACGTAACTTTCACAATGTCGCTGTTGGTCGCCGTTTGGCGATAACAACAGCTTTGACAGCGCCCTCTTTTAGCTGCGGTGGCTGCCTTGGTTGCCAACACACACTGGTTGTCTGCTGAGAAGGCAGCTCATGTCCACGTTCCGTACAATACCGCTCCGAAGTCTTCAGCAACCGGGAGTCCCGAGGTCATCGCTTCGTCCTATGGGATCGCAGGAATGAGATGACGTCACGGTAGGTTACACACGTCCCATGATCTGGGGCTCGTCACCTGTGTCGAAGTCTGTGTTTTTGCGTTTGCGAGAGCATACGATAAACGTGATGCCGCTGACGATGAAGACGCAAAAGGTGACCCATGAGAGGTAGTAGGAGAAGCCATACGACCAACGGCAGCCTTTCGGATGACGGGCAGACAAGTATTTTTCTTCGTAGGTGGCAGAGTTGGATTCGACCTCCATTATGACCACCATGACTCCAGCTGGAACGAGAGCGAAAAAACGAGAGCACAGAAATATATTGagtaccacgacctactagattatagcgaccacgtCATTTACTCGTTTACTACATTAAACGGCGCAATTTGGAGGCGGCGTTGGTCGTCGGCCAAGTTTATTACTCCCTCGATTGCTTGAAGCAAGCTGCTCATGTTCCACGGGATATGTATTCTTGCCAACGTTCTAAATTGAAAttgagaaatcgggcgctatacGATCTCTGATATGCGATCGGGGaagtttcgggtgaaacgaaaggcacatGAAACAAGCCGCTGCTGTGACAATGGGACAAGAAACAATagtctttatatttccgctcggaaatgggatagtgaatgaccgcggtattcaaacacttgcccgagctccgcAAAAGTTGGTCTTTGACTCCTacaggaggggattataaacGCAGGACAAACAGGAGGGAGGAGGTTGTCATAAAATAGCTCCCtatgctgatattatgattcacttttccgacggcttacctagaacgacaagttgaaggaccccaatgatttcgggtagatatcgggtctTACCCGAGTTCGgcggggaactatcgtgaaaaatcgggtttaacccgaaaacgaagaaccctacctacactcttaaaaatgaacttcgccacatagcacgctcgtagccaaccagcatcccgagtgacatcgttctctcccctgatttgttgaaaacgggaggcgtccgcctttttgtgacaattaacatttctacataagtgtcacaaaaaggcgtacgcctcccgttttcaacaaatcaggggagagaacgatgtcactcgggatgatggttggctacgagcgtgctatgtggtgaagttcatttttaagagaccactctagtgcacctctcacctacagtgtgcatccgtcccatcagtaccggtcatcctgcttctacatcactttgaagttcccaactcccctttctcccaccttcttttccttttttttggctatagtcgtgacgatgcccacttgagtgcggccaacaacggcaagctacctcgacacccccccccccctcatttttaagagtgtattttaCACGCTTTGACAGGAGTTCCAGCTCTGCTCTCTTCTGCGACGCCCGTGTACTCGCTTAACCGTTCACAATTCAAATTTTAACTGACCAATCATGGTGGAGATACCGTGGCCGATGCGTAGCGCTCCAGGAAGATAATGCGGACACCGCGTAGAAATTGCTGAGCGTGACATGGTCGGTAGGATCGGTCGTGGTAAGTTCACGATTCCTTGGGGTTTAATTCGTGAGCTGCGTCTACCACGTAGAGGAAGGAAGCGCAGGAGCGGCGGTTTCCAACAGAGaggttttattgtagatagccatttgtgttttcctaagtgatccgGAATAGCCTGCTCTCGTAATGACTGCctatttctcaatttttttttcttttcttatcaactcaactcaagaGTATACAGTGACTGTACAacagattatttatttatttatttaagtacGTTAAAGTCCCCAGGGAATTAGGGTGCCTACAACAAATGTACGTGGGATCCCTCcggcggtcgctcgagtcaaaaccgccattacttcctgtccaccacgtgacaTTCTTTTCAGTTTCGATTTGCGTCGCTTTGTTACGTGCGTCGGTGTCCGCGTAATCAATCCCATGCCACCTTTTATACGCGCGTACATGCTTCTATGTGCTGGCCTCCGGACAACATCAGATTCTGCCCGGATCCATGCCTGGGCGTCCTTCCTTCACGATCCACCAGGACGATAATTGTGTGTTGCAAATCATTGAATGAAGTCAACACTGTTTTGCGCTTTCACATGATCTTTACAATGGAAGTGTTGCAAATGTCTCAGAAATATCCAGAAGGCAGTGATGCCACAATGGAATGCGtcaccctcctcctcctccaataGCGGGTTCCTTTTCATACCAGGGGAtagaagacaaaaaaagaaagaagaacaatATCATATCAAGTACAGAAAAAGGTCATGTGCTCGCAGAGGACTCCTCATGCTGGTTTTGGCGTCATCGCGCCGCAGAGAAAGAGAGGACGCAGGGGTAGGGGTGCAGCGCGTCACCTCCTTCCGTCGCGTCACtcggtgcggaccgcaccccccctagtgacgccactgcgcAAAAGGCACGTCACACAGGGTATCTGAATATCTTCAGGGACTGCTATGAAGCGGTGCTGTCGTATCACTTTGCAAACACACGTCCTATTTTCGTCACACTAGAAACGTCCCCAAGAGAATCAACGAAACCATCCTGCGTGTCGATACAgttacgcaaaatatttcccgTAGACAACTGGAACTTGCGTCGGATGCTTTGCATGCAGGAAAGCCAACGTGTTAACGCTCGTTCTTAAACGTATCGCGCACAGCATCCacagtagagccctgcgcggatgagatttttggcatccgcatccgacccgcatccgcgcacacgttaccgcatccgatccacatccgcaccatacacaacagtttacatccgcatccgatccgctgagcaaaacgcaccatccgcatccgatccgcaaaaatccgcacgtttcgaaagacgcgtaaagaccgccggaagcatgttggtataatttcggatgcctccatgctgtcacggaaggactcagtcatgacgataagcaaaggtaaacctttcaacaaacgcgatatgtaGAGACTTCTggatatccgcatccgatccgcatccgacctcgagccatccgcatccgatccgcacaccgcagaaagtgctaaattttcatccgaatcctcaagtatattgcggatatccgcggatggtgcagggctctaatccACAGCACATCGCATTTCTGGGTATTGCGCTTCCGGATATTGCACCTACTTACCGCAGAGAAAGTGAACTCCACCGGCGAGCCTCTTGTACATGTAGCGTGGCTCGATGAACGTGTACAGCGAGAAGCCAATGCCCATGATCAGCAGGAAAAGACTAATGACGCAGAAGGCAACTTCTGATCGCGTGTACTCTGCTCCAGAAGAAAAAACGGATTAGCTTAGCGACCGTCCTTTCACTTACGTCACACCTCTAGAGGGCGCTGTATTTGAAAAGGCAACAGAGATCGCCTGTACCAGAGACCACGACCACGACCATGTGCCAGTACCACACAGAGAGAACATGATGTAGGTTCAGTgaattttggtttcggttttcgttcgcaGTCATTTCCTATATACTGCTATCCTTGAATACTGGTTCGAAACCGGCCGAACACGAAGGCTGCGTCACGGTGCAGGTTGCATCGATACGTCTCCGTCCTCGAGGAATGGTTAAATGCCGGGAATCTATGTAATTTCATCGTGATCACACTCTGCTCTGTGCGAAAACATTGAATTGTAAGTCTGCCATTGAATAATGCCGAAAGATTCATAGCATTCAACTAGACAGATTAGCATATACAATAAAAGTAATTTACTAATAATCAGTTATAGTCTCAGTATGAAGTTATTGCAGATTGAATAAATTGGCCCTGGGTTTTTCGAAAGACGTCGAATTGTTTATACGCTAGAAAGAAACGTGGCCTTCCCAGACCATtcttgtttttcctttcttctctcCTGATCCACGCGTGGCTCACAGCCAATAAGCATGTGGCAGGATTGATGGTTGCCAGCCTGATCCGGCATAAAAGCCGTTGACGTATCGAGGAGAGGACGCAAAGTAGCTGCATTCTGAAGAGCAGCAAAAAACCCAGAATGTTTCTGCTCTGCATCACAAGAGGTGGGTGGGCAATCCACACGTATCGAACTCTCTATACTGATGAGATTACGGTTGTTGGCAGACGGGAAGTCGTTTGGCGGTCGATGACCTCAATCGGTGTATCCACTTTGGGTATTAGCAGTTTGCCTGCTGGAAGAGCACACATACACGTATAGGCTGTGGTGGAACACGTGTCAAATGTTCCTCGAGAGACTTTCTAAGAATTGGATGTCGAGAAAGTCTAGTTGTGGTGGGATCGAAGGTTCAACGTGACAAATAAATCGATAAACCAATCGCTACCGTGAGTAATTTATACTGACAATGATAAATGAGCCTTCTACGTCTCGAGGCATTTATGGTAATGAGGAACACAACGGCAGTCAGTCTGTGATGAATTTTGCCCAACTGATTGGACTAATGTGCGTTGAAGACTCAGCAGACGctaccccgtatttaacgtcgtTCGGCGATGACGGCGTCTCTAAAAGACTTGTTCCACGCCATCAAATTTATGGTGTCCTCGGCTAGGTTCGAAGCCACAACTTTGGTATCAGCGAGTGGATACGTTGTTCTTTACTCATCCATCGGGCATGGTTCCACTTAATTTGGAGAAGCTAGAACACGACGCTAGCTCTTAACGTCTTGCGTTCGACGAGGTATACGGGTATGGTTGCATGCGTGTTACACATGTATGCGGCATGTGCACATGTGTTTGCTGGGAGACTTATTCGCTTCAGACAAAATCATGTCCGTCCGCGTCATTCCTCGGTATTTTCACCtccggcgatgaaacacctTAACGGtcatcaccaaaataaagttgctgctgctgttgttgttgtttctcggTATTTTAAACGTGCCTATTTCTTGCCACTTCACCATGTCCCTCGCTTCTCATGAAAAACGTCGTGTACGGCTTTTTAGATGTATTCGTTCTTTTAAGAGATACGGAATTTTAATTTTTACTGGTTTTGCAGCTTTAATTGTTTATCATTCACCCCGTGGTTTACCTCGATCATCCGTGTTTTACTTTTACCAAGCAAAGCTAATCAATTGATCATTGATTCCACATGCACTATATACGCTTTATTACAATCACATTGCAAGCAGAACGAAAGTATAATATGTTTTACCCAATATCGTCCGGTC from Ornithodoros turicata isolate Travis chromosome 4, ASM3712646v1, whole genome shotgun sequence encodes the following:
- the LOC135392112 gene encoding uncharacterized protein LOC135392112 isoform X2 gives rise to the protein MTKKRYRASSRRSRRHREFEEAAAGPKEDLAAVIACERRALLVVTLAASVGLIMWIICVGTEQWVNVTAPGGGIYVNRTRTIFLHSNMGLFRWCKTFIPVAPSGAKGEQESTCSFFKVFPSEEEIRSNIELDRTILEYTRSEVAFCVISLFLLIMGIGFSLYTFIEPRYMYKRLAGGVHFLCAGVMVVIMEVESNSATYEEKYLSARHPKGCRWSYGFSYYLSWVTFCVFIVSGITFIVCSRKRKNTDFDTGRSDDLGTPGC
- the LOC135392112 gene encoding uncharacterized protein LOC135392112 isoform X1, with protein sequence MTKKRYRASSRRSRRHREFEEAAAGPKEDLAAVIACERRALLVVTLAASVGLIMWIICVGTEQWVNVTAPGGGIYVNRTRTIFLHSNMGLFRWCKTFIPVAPSGAKGEQESTCSFFKVFPSEEEIRSNIELDRTILAEYTRSEVAFCVISLFLLIMGIGFSLYTFIEPRYMYKRLAGGVHFLCAGVMVVIMEVESNSATYEEKYLSARHPKGCRWSYGFSYYLSWVTFCVFIVSGITFIVCSRKRKNTDFDTGRSDDLGTPGC